One stretch of Flavobacterium sp. 9 DNA includes these proteins:
- a CDS encoding OsmC family protein, with the protein MTSKVTYLGDLRTSSIHVQSGSEIISDAPLDNNGKGEAFSPTDTVANALASCMMTIMGIKARDLNVNFVGSTAEVTKIMNAEPRRIGAIEIVFDMQGVEDEKSRTILERAGMTCPVFLSLSSEIDKRITFNWK; encoded by the coding sequence ATGACATCAAAAGTAACCTATTTAGGCGATTTAAGAACAAGCTCAATTCATGTACAATCAGGAAGCGAAATTATTTCTGATGCACCACTTGATAATAACGGAAAAGGTGAAGCTTTTTCTCCAACAGATACTGTTGCCAATGCTTTGGCAAGCTGCATGATGACTATTATGGGAATCAAAGCACGCGATTTGAATGTGAATTTCGTTGGCTCAACTGCCGAAGTAACTAAAATTATGAATGCTGAACCAAGAAGAATTGGAGCAATCGAAATTGTTTTTGATATGCAAGGTGTTGAAGACGAAAAAAGCAGAACAATTCTTGAACGTGCCGGAATGACTTGCCCGGTATTCTTGAGTTTGAGTTCAGAAATTGATAAACGAATTACTTTTAACTGGAAGTAA